The genomic segment ATACGAACTGTGCGCACATTCCCATAGAGAGAAAATAGTTTCCGCACTTCTGATTTTGTGGCTTGGAAGGCGAGATTTTTGATTGATAGTTTATTGCTAACCTTACAAGTACCGATTTTGCCTCTAGCTCTCGTACGTTTGACGCTTTTTTTTACACTATGAGTCTTGTCTGCCAAAGAGAACTCGAGTAAATGGCCATCTAGCAATTTGCCAgtcaacaatttaattgcagCTTTTGCTGCATCTAGTGTAACAAATTCAGCGAAGCCAAACCCCATAGACAAAGTTTTATCCTTAACACTGTCGTATCGAGTAATTACTTTGCAGGTAATTAATCCGTCGCACCCGGACATCAATTGATGTAGCTTTTCATTATTAGTGAtgaaattcaaattttttatatatatagatGCATGTAACCCGTCGACCATGTCATTTGAATCGTCTTCATAACAATTGGGTTCTTCTTCTTCATAGTTGCTAGTTTGTGtgtttaaattatctataGTTGGGGCGTGCTTCTTATATAAGTGACATGGAGCCCACTCCAAGTATATTGGCATCcccaaataatttttgtaggCCAATCCAGTAAATGCCTTTTTTGCATCTTCTGCATTcaaatattgtacaatacACATGTTGCGATAGGGAGAGATTGAAAAACGCATCAACTGCCCTTTTTTAGCGAATAAATCCCTTAGTTCATCTTCATCCGTCTTAAAAGACAAgtttttaacaataattGTATCACATGAACGTAATTTACTGCTATCATCATCaccatttaaattattatgcgatttaaaatgtttgaGCTGCGAGCGCTGGAAACAATCAATGTCAACCCCCTCTTcatttaaccaatttttcaatttagCAATAACAGCAGTCTCGGACGAGGCAGCTGTTACAGCTACTGAATGCTTATCTGAGGTTCTAAGCAATTGGTCCCTACTAATTCCCAGCTCATCTGACACAGCTTGAATAGCCGTGTTTATGTCAATATATAGTGTATTCCATATATCCTGATTCTCAGCATCTTCCATCAACCGTTCCTTTAGTTCGGCTTTGTACCCCCTTTTGCAAGTATCCCTCTTTTTAATGCTTATCCTATCATTGCTAATATCGTCTATAGCACCTGTGATGTTAACTTTAGCGGGTAATATACTTAATAATCTGCCACAAAAAATAGTCTTATCCTTCTCTTGCAAAAAGCGGCCAGCATCCACATCAAACAAAAAGGTTATATAGGCGAATCCTCTAGTCAAATTCATTACCTTGTTATTATCAGATTCAGTAAATTTACTCGCCGGTATATGAATTTGGGTAATTGgaccaaaatttttaaccaACTTCCTCAATTCATCTTCGCTTACATTATATGGCAGGTTGAATAAAACAACTCtattgaatgatttttgTATGTTAAGATCATTGTTACCATCCAAAGTGACAGATCCACTGGGGCCTATTATGTCGGACTGAACAACTTCATCCTCTCCCTCTTCATTGAATATCTTCCTGGTACGAATTGAAGCTACTCCAGCCTTCATATTTCCTTTTATATTATCCTTAGTGGAATTATCAACTTCAATAGATTCAGTTGGAGGTCTGGCAAAATCGACAGTAATCTTACATGAACGTACATAAGTGCCGTTGTAATATTCCTTAAACTTcttggcaaatttttgatttataaATCCAATAAAACACACCCCTTTTGAAACTTTACCATTTTCAAACACTTTAGCCCCTTTATTACTAGTTGATGTATGTTTACTGCgtaaatttggatatttaTGTAAGAGCTGACAATCTGTAATCTGGAGGCCCAACTTTGACGCATTCTCCGTAAATATCTTCCTCAAAGTCTTATTGTC from the Babesia microti strain RI chromosome I, complete genome genome contains:
- a CDS encoding MRD1, RBM19, multiple RNA-binding domain-containing protein 1 (overlaps_old_locusTagID:BBM_I02980), producing MATTTDGSRLIVKNLPLTLDNKTLRKIFTENASKLGLQITDCQLLHKYPNLRSKHTSTSNKGAKVFENGKVSKGVCFIGFINQKFAKKFKEYYNGTYVRSCKITVDFARPPTESIEVDNSTKDNIKGNMKAGVASIRTRKIFNEEGEDEVVQSDIIGPSGSVTLDGNNDLNIQKSFNRVVLFNLPYNVSEDELRKLVKNFGPITQIHIPASKFTESDNNKVMNLTRGFAYITFLFDVDAGRFLQEKDKTIFCGRLLSILPAKVNITGAIDDISNDRISIKKRDTCKRGYKAELKERLMEDAENQDIWNTLYIDINTAIQAVSDELGISRDQLLRTSDKHSVAVTAASSETAVIAKLKNWLNEEGVDIDCFQRSQLKHFKSHNNLNGDDDSSKLRSCDTIIVKNLSFKTDEDELRDLFAKKGQLMRFSISPYRNMCIVQYLNAEDAKKAFTGLAYKNYLGMPIYLEWAPCHLYKKHAPTIDNLNTQTSNYEEEEPNCYEDDSNDMVDGLHASIYIKNLNFITNNEKLHQLMSGCDGLITCKVITRYDSVKDKTLSMGFGFAEFVTLDAAKAAIKLLTGKLLDGHLLEFSLADKTHSVKKSVKRTRARGKIGTCKVSNKLSIKNLAFQATKSEVRKLFSLYGNVRTVRIPKSMSNSNRGFAFVEFESKSDAVNALEALQHTHLYGRHLILDFAQPTQFDQDCQETNSTTNIVDKAKHNM